The Christiangramia flava JLT2011 region TTTCTCGATCTTTGATGAAGTGATCAAAAATGCTGAGAATACGCTGATCGAAAACAAGCGTTATCTGGCCATTTTTGACCTGGAAAAACCCAGCGATGTAAAAACCATCTGGAAAACTTTATATGAAAAAGTACGGGATCAGCTTGCTGAAGACCAGCAAAAACATATCGAGTTCATTTTACAGAATGGTTCGCTTTCTACACGCATCCTGAAGTCACTTCGAAATGATTTTTCTGAAGCGCATATCCTGAAAACATACAGGAAACTGGGCGATTGCCTGCAAAATAACCGCATGTTCCGGCCATGAAACTTTTGCTCAGCTGCGAACACGCCTTTAACACGATTCCGCAACCATTCGAATCCTATTTTACCGCTGCTTCTGAAATTCTCGATTCTCACCGTGGTTACGATCCGGGAGCTTATGATCTTTTCAGGTATCTCGAACCATTAAGCGATTTTTCCATCCATCAGGAAATTGGACGATTGCTTATTGAAACCAATCGATCGCTACATCATGCTTCCCTTTTTTCCGAATTTTCACGAAAGATGTCTTCCGAAGAAAAGGAACAACTCATTTCCACCTATTATGAATCCTATCGCAACCGGGTAGAAGAATTTATAGAAGATCATATTGCGAAATCGGAAATTCTCCACCTTTCCGTTCATAGTTTCACACCCGTGTGGAAAGGGCAGGAGCGGAATGCCGAAATTGGAATTTTGTATGACCCTTCCAAGATTCCGGAAAAAGAATATGCGAACCTATTGAGGCAGCAACTGAAGGCTTTGTTTCCGCAGCTGCGAATTCGCCGAAATTATCCATACCTGGGAAAATCTGATGGATTGCCTACCTATCTTCGGAAGAAATTCCCTGGAAAATATTCGGGAATAGAACTGGAAGTTAATCAGAAACTGGTAAACGACAATACTTTTAAAACTGATTTAAAAATGGGTATTTATCGAGCTGTGGAGAAGCTGCTGAAATAAAAAAACCTTCCGGAGTGGAAGGTTTGGATTATGTAGAAGCCCGAATCTAGTTGAGATCGTAGCTTAAAGTAATTTCGGCATTTAGCAGTTGTGAGATCGGACAGTTGTTCTTGGCATCCTGTACAATTTCATCAAATTTATCTTCATCGATTCCCGGTACAGCGGCTTTCAGCACCAAGTGAGATTTGGTGACTTTCCCATCTTCAAAAGTAATTTCGGAAGTAGTTTCCAGTTTATCTGGCGCAAAACCTTCTTCTGTTAGATTGGCAGACAGCTGCATACTGAAACAACCTGCGTGCGCCGCACCGATGAGTTCTTCCGGGTTTGTACCATTCTTCCCGTCTTCGAACCTGGTCTTGAAAGAATACGTGGTATCCTTTAAAATTCCGCTTTCCAGGCTTACTGTTCCTGATCCTTCTTTAAGTGAACCGTTCCATACGGCTGATCCTTTTCTTTTCATAATAATTAAATGATTTGTACCTAAGATAAGAAGCATCTCAGAGAGGAGGAAAGATTTATAAAAACCTTAACCAATGAAAAAGCCCGGCAAAACCGGGCTCTTAAAAATAATTTGAGAGAAAATTACTTGATCTCTACCACTTCCAGGTCAAAAACCAGGTCTTTCCCGGCTAGTGGATGGTTTGCGTCTACTACGATGCTTGCATCCTTTACTTCCGTAACCGTAAGATTGATCTCACGACCGTCTGGAGTTTTGGAAACCAATGGCATTCCAACTTCTGGTTTCAATTCGTCTGGAAGCTGAGATTTCTCTACTTCCTGGATCAATTCAGCTTTTGGCTCTCCATAAGCTTCTTCTTTAGGTATATTGATGGTCTTTTTCTCGTTCACTTTCATGTCGATAAGGCCTTTTTCAAAACCAGGAATCAGCTGGCCCTGCCCCAGAGTGAATTCGATTGGTTCTCCTCTTTCAACAGAACTATCGAAAACTTGTCCATCTGTTAATTTTCCTGTGTAATGAACCTTAACGGTGTCATTTTGTTTTACTTGACTCATAAAAAATATTTTTCAGTTTACTTTTTTGGCTTTAAAATTCATTTTCAGCCATTTAAGCTGCAAATGTACAAGTATCTTGCCGTAATCCAAATTGCTTTCTACTTTAACGATTTAGTTGTATATTTTGCAAATCCATTATTTAATTGGAAATTAGTTGTCAATCAAACAACTTTTACTAGTCAATATTATTAATTTCATTTAAAATTTAACTTATTTCTGCCTTATGAAAGAAAAGAAAATCGAAGAGAAGAAACCCAATTCCAGAAGGGATTTCCTCAAATCTACCGCTTTGGCTGCAGGCGCTTTTATGATCGTTCCGCGACACGTGCTTGGTGGCCCGGGCTACACCGCTCCAAGTGATAAACTCGTGATTGCCGGTATTGGTGCCGGTGGAAAAGGAGAAAGCGATATCTGGAATTTTTATCAAAGCGGAAAGGCAGAAATTGCTTTTTTATGTGATGTAGATGACAGGCGCGCCGCCACTTCCAGGGAACGCTTCCCAAAAGCCAAATATTATAAAGACTGGCGCGAACTGATGGATAAAGAACATAAAAATTTTGATGCTGTTTCCGTTTCGACTCCAGATCATAACCATGCCGTACAGGCCATGGCTGCGATGGAACGAGGGAAACATGTATATGTTCAGAAGCCGCTGACGCACGACATTTATGAGGCACGTATGCTGGCTGAAGCTGCTAAAAGAAACAAAGTTGTAACGCAAATGGGAAACCAGGGAGCTTCAAATGACGGGACCCGACTTATGAAGGAATGGTACGAAGCGGGTTTAATTGGAGATGTGGAAGAAGTGTACGTTTGGACCAACAGGCCAGTGTGGCCGCAGGGAATTCCATGGCCAAAAGGTAAGAATGAAGTTCCTGCCGAACTCGACTGGGATCTATGGCTGGGAACAGCTCCTTATAAAGATTATGTAGACGGGCTGGTACCCTTCAACTGGCGCGGCTGGTGGGATTACGGAACTGGCGCGCTTGGAGATATGGGTTGCCACCTTATTGAGCCGCCATTCAATATTCTGGACCTGAAATATCCGAAAGATGTGGAATGTAGCGTAGGAACGGTATATGTAGACGAATTCCAGCAGGGTTACTTCCCGGAAAGTTGTCCGCCATCTAGTCATGTCACGATGACGTTCGACAGTAAAGATAATAAGGATATTCGTCTTCACTGGATGGATGGAGGTATCAAACCAACCCGTCCTGAAGAACTAGGACCCGAAGAAACATTTGGTGATGGCGGGAACGGCGCATTACTGATCGGGACCAAAGGAAAAATGATGTGCGGAACCTACAGTGAAAATCCGCAATTATTGCCAACCACTAAAACCAGCGAAGTTAGCGTTCCGCAGAAATATGAGCGTGTTCCTGAAGGTGCCAACGGGCATTATGCACAGTGGGTAGAAGCAGCGATCGCCGGTTACGGTAATAAAACGGTAAGCTCGCCTTTTGAAATTGCAGGCCCGTTAACCGAGTCTCTACTGATCGCCAACCTGGCTATTCGCGGTTACGATGTACAGCGAAAAGTGAAAAATGAAAAAGGGGAGGAGCGCATTGTATACCCTGGAAGAGATATTAAAATGGTTTGGGATGCTGAAAATATGAAAGTTACTAACTTTGAAGAAGCGAACCAATTTGTGAAAAGACAATATCGAGATGGGTATAGTCTGAAATCTTAAATGACTCAATTCCTGTTATTTTATATTACGCCTGGTAAGTTCCGGTTTTTGCTGGTCCTTACCGGGCTTTTTCTTGTTACTGCCTGTGGTGAACGCCAGAAACTTCAGGAAAATGAAGTAGACTGGGATACGATTTGTGTGACGGCCACCGCATACAATTCGGTACATTATCAAACAGAAGATAATCCCCGTATTACCGCCTGGGGTGATACCCTTAGGCCCGGAATGAATGCAATTGCTGTTTCCAGAGATCTCCTCAAAATGGGACTGGATCATGATTCGCAGATCAAAATTGAAGGTTTTGACAGCATATTCCTGGTTAAAGACAAAATGCACTATCGATGGAGAAACCGGATCGACATTTATATGGGCCAGAATGTTTCTAAAGCCCGGGAATTTGGGCGTAAAAAGATCAATATCGCCTATATTTTTCAGAAAGACACGACCCGCTAATTTTCAGGTTTTACGAGATTCTCCTATTTTCGGCATAAATTCTTCTGAAATGCGTCACAAATATTTCCTCTTTTTCATCAGCCTGTTTTGCGGATTTCTATCATTTTCTCAGAATGACAGCCTGGTAGCTTCAGAAAAACTGGTAATCGGCATTACAGAAACACCGCCATTCGTGATGAAGACTCCCGGAGGTTATTCCGGTTTAAGTGTTAAATCGTGGAAACTGGTGAATGATGAACTCAGAAGTGATTACGAATTTCGGGAATACGACGGGTTGAAGGAATTACTGAATGCTGTGGAAACCGGCGAAGTAGACCTGAGCATCAACCCAATTACGGTAACTGATAGCCGTATGAAACGAATGGATTTTTCCCAACCCTATTTCATTTCTCACACCAGCATTGCCAAAAAAAAGGAATCTGCGGTCCTTAAACACCTAGCGAACCTTTTCAGCTGGGATTTCTTTTCGATCGTACTCCTGCTGCTTCTGGTGATCTTCATATTTGGGTTTTTAGTATGGATCTTTGAAAGAAAGCGGAATCAGGAGGAATTTGGAACCGGTTTAAAAGGCATTATGCAAGGGTTCTGGTGGAGCGCGGTGACAATGACAACCGTGGGTTACGGAGATAAATCGCCAAGGACAACCGGAGGGCGCGTTATAGGGTTAATCTGGATGTTCATGGCTGTGATCATCATCTCCAGTTTTACGGCCGGGATCGCATCCTCGCTAACCGTAAAATCGATCAACGAAGAAATCAACGGCATCCAGGATCTCGGAAGGTTTGATGTAATGACGGTTTCCAGTTCCAGTTCAGATGAATTGCTGCAACTCTACAATATCGATAAAAATCTTGTTAGTAATGGTGCGGAAGGAATTGAAGCGGTTCTCAAAGACGAGGCGGCCTTATTCGTTTACGATGAACCTATTTTAAAATACGAGATCGAAAGGCAAAAACTTCAGGATAAAATTGAAGTTCTGGAACAAAGCCTGAAAAAAGACTATTACAGCTATGCCTTTCCGAAGAATTCCAATTTGCTGAAGAAGATCAATCCTATCCTCGTTCACACGCTGAAAACGATGGAATGGTCTACACTTACTAAAGAATATTATTAACTGCCGAGGCCAAGATAGCCCAGCAGTATCCATAGTATAATAAATACCACGATCACGCCAATGCAGCCGCAACCTCCACCAAGTTTTTTGGCGCCCCATCCGGCCAGGATCGCTCTCAATAAATTTTTCATCGAACTAATTTTTCTAAAATTACAATAGAATCATAGCCGATTTCTGACTTTGGGAAAACTTTAATTCGGCGGTTACTGCTTGATTTCGTTCATGAGTAAAAAGGCTTTATTAACGTATTCCTTTTCCAAAAACAGCGCGAAATAGTTGGAAGTGGAGATCATTTCAAAAACCGGGATTCCTTCATAGGCCAGCAGCTTAAAAATGTAAAAGTACAAACCTACCGTTTGAGAACTATTCTGCGGAAGTGCGATGGTGATGGAAGAAAGTTCATCTTTTACCGTTACCCGAACCTCGTTCCTGAAGAATTTTTCCACCACATCTTTCAGGGTGGATGAGACCAGAATATTACTTTCCTGGTAATTGCTTGAAATATTCAGATAAACGCCGGTTTGGTCTTTAACTTCTTCCAGAAGCCTGGCTTTATTGGCAATAATGGTTTTGGAATTCAGGAATGTGTATTCGGTAATGCCAGACCGAACCACGATATCGCCCATTTCACGAAGACTTCTCATATTGATCTTGGTGCGTTGCGGGGCATAGCGACGCAGGGCCATGATAATACTTCCCAGTTTAACCGGTTTCCGCATCTCTTTTTCAACTTCCGGCTGAATATCAGCAGCGAGTCCGCTGAAATTCACAATATCACGTGCGATCGCATCATCCAGAAACGGCTGGTGCCTGATGATGTCATGAACGCAGGTCGTAATCGTCTTCATTGTTAATTATTAAACATTTTGTGCAAATGTATATAAAATAGCAGGTAATTTTTGGTTCAGGCAAAGGAAAACCTAATTATGCAACCTGAAATTTCGAGTGATGAAAGTTTTAAAATTTGGAGGAACATCAGTAGGTACAGCGGCAAGCATTCGCAACGTACTGAAGATCGTGAATGGTATTGAAGGACACAGGCTATTGGTACTTTCGGCTATGAGCGGGGTAACCAATATGCTGGTACAATTCGCTGAAGCTTCGAAAACCAAAAATGAAGAGCAAATTAGCGCGATCATTTCTGAACTTCAGCTAAAGCATTTTGAAGCGATCGAAGAGCTGCTTCCGGAAAGTGTTTTTCAGCAGGAAACTAAAGATCAAATCCTTTCATATTTGGAAGAATTACGGTCATTTTCTACTGAAGCTTTTTCCGCAGAAACCGAAGCCAAGATCACGACTATTGGAGAAACCATGCTCACTTATATCGTCAGCCGATATTTTAGTGCCGCGGGACTTCCCAATCAATTGCTGAACGCCAAAACTTTCATGCAGGTTTCCAATCTGGAAAATCCAGATACCCAAAAGGTCGGAAACCTGATTCAGCAGGAGCTGGATCAGTCGCAGGATCTTTTTATTACGCAGGGATTTGTGCGGTTGGATGCTACCGGCGCTATAAGCACTTTAAAGCGCGGCGGCAGCGACTACACGGCTACTATTATCGGGGCTGCGTTGGATGCGGAAGAGGTGCAGATCTGGACTGACATTAGTGGGATTCACAATAACGATCCGCGTTTTGTGGAGAATACCCACGCCATTTCTGAACTGAGTTTCGAAGAAGCGGCCGAGCTTGCCTATTTTGGCGCTAAAATCCTGCATCCTCAAACCATTTCACCGGTCATTGGAAAAGATATCCCGGTATTTTTGAAAAATACCTTTACGCCAGAGGCCGCCGGAACCTGCATCACAGCAGAAGTTGCTCAAAAAGGCCTAAAAGCGATCTCTGCGAAAGATGGCATTACCGCTATTAAGATCAAGAGTAACCGGATGCTTATGGCTCATGGTTTCCTGAAAAAGATTTTTGAGATATTTGATAAATACGAGACTGCGATCGATATGATCACCACTTCTGAGATCGCGATTTCCCTTACTATTGACGATACGCATAACCTGGAGGCAATCTCCCGCGAATTGACCGAATACGGCGAGATAAGCGTGGACAGCGATCACAGCATCATTTGCGTGGTAGGCGAGGGGCTTATCGAAGATCGCAATACTTCCCGTTTGTTCGAGATCCTGCAGGATGTTCCTGTACGGATGATCTCTTACGGAGGAAGCAAAAACAATATATCGCTGCTTGTAGATACACGACATAAAGTGGAAGTTTTACAGAAACTGAACGAAAAGTTATTCGTCAATCCACAGGTAGCGATGGCAGAAATTTAGATTGAGAATTTGGTTAAACTGTTTTTTGTGTAGTGAAAGACCGTCGGTTTGAAATTTCAGCCGGCGGTTTTTTTATTCTTGATCTCGATGTATTTGGAAAGAAAACGCGTACTGCGCATCAGATGAAATTTCATCATTTCCCCGGTAAAATTACCCGATCGATGTTTTTCAATAGCTGCGGAAATTTCATGTATCCTACTTTGGAACTGGTTGCTGAAAAGCGCTGTGCGGAAATTTTCTAAAACTTTTTCCCCTTTTAAAACCGATTGTTCCCAGCTGGTCTGATCCTGATACAAGGCTACTGATTCCTTCACAAATCCTTCGGTATCCTGGCAGATCTTCCCAGGCCAGCTCGCCGCTTCCGCAATACCTTCTGCGCCCACAGGAAATGTGATCGAAGGCGTTCCAGTTTGCATCGCGTCAAAGAATTTTCCCTTCAAGCCTGCACCAAATCGCAGGGGTGCCAGCAATACCTTGTGTTTTCGAAAAACGGAAAAAGCATCTTCCACATGCCCTTGGACCAGAAAACCATTTTCAGGATCGTGAAGGGCTAAAATTTTACGATCGGGATAAGCGCCGTAAATGTAGAGATTTGCTTCTGGCAGTTTTTGCCTAATCGGTTTCCAAAGATTTCCTTTCAGATAGATTACGGCGTCTCGATTGGGCTTATGCAAAAAATTCCCGATAGACATAAAATCTTTTTTTTCAGTAAAACCTGGTTGTGCACTTTCAGCCGGTTCGATTAAAAATGGTAAATAAAAGAGCTGTTCTTTGGGAAAGGAGAAATGTTCCTCGAGGATTTCCCATTCTTTTCGGGAAATGATCAGGTTCAGATCACAGCGATACATGGCTGAAATTTCCCTTTTGGCGATATCTGAAAAATAAAAACTGTCTTCAGGTTGCGCTGTTCTGTATGCCTGATCGCGTGCAGCCCTTAAAAAATGAAGATCTTCCGTATCCAGTATTTTCATGGCCCGAGGGCAATTTTCATCGATCTTCCAGCCAAATTGTTCTTCGGTCATAAAACGATCGAATAACACCACATCCGGGGCCAGCGTTTGGAATTTTTCATCCATTTCGGAATCGTTCAGCTTCAGTTCCAGTAAACCAATACCCTTTTCAGAAAGACGGGCCGATCTTTCGGTTCTTGCAGCAGTACTTCCGAAGAAGATCTCATAGCCTTCAGCTAAAAAAAAATCGAGCAACTGCAGCATTCGTGTTCCGGCAGCTGTTGAGGAAGGCTCGGGAAAAGTATGACCAATAACAAGCAATTTCGGCATGCCGCTAAAATACTATAATCCGCGAGATAAAAGAAAGGTTGCCACAATCCAGAGCACGAGCGACAGCGCGCCACCAATCATTAAAAAATGTTTGAAACGGTAAATTCCCATTCCGTAGATGATGGTGTTGGTCTGGTAGCCGATAGGGGTGAAAAAGCTGAAATTTGCCCCAAAAAGTACCGCCAGCACAAAAGGTTTTGGATCCAGTTTCAGCGACAAAGCGATCGTGATTGCGATAGGAGCAATAATAATGGCTGTAGCATTGTTGGAAATGAACCCACTGAGGAACATCGTAACCAGGAATAAAAAACCAATCACGATATAATTAGACTTATCTCCAAAGAATTCCAGCAGCTGCTCGGCCAGCCACGTATCGGCTCCCGTGTTGTTCATCGCCACTCCAAGGGGAATCATGCCAGCCAGCAGGAAAATGATTTGCCAGTTCACCTGGGAATATACTTTCCCAAGATCGATACATTTGAAGAAGATCATCAGGAATACGCCTACCAGCGCGCTTTTCAGAATAGGGAAAATGGAAAAAGCAGAAAGACCAATGACCAGTAATAGAATTCCCAGTGATAAATTCCGTTTAAAACGAGTACTGGCATGCACATCCTGGTGTTCCTGAAGAATCGTGATATTATCCATTTTCTGAAGTTGCGCCAGGGCATCGTCTGAAACTTCAACCAGCAAACGATCTCCCACTCGCAGTTCGATCTCGTCTCGTTTTTTATCAAATATCCTTCGGTGCGGGTTGCGAAGATTGCGCCTTTTCCTGATCGCCAGAGGAAGTGCCCCGTGTAGATCATACCAGCCAACTGTCCTGATGCTTTTACCAATCAGTGGCGAATTGGGCAACATCAGAATTTCAATTAACTGGATATCTTCCTCTTTTGTTTCCGTATCAGGTTCCTGCTGGTTTTTTTCCAGGTTTTTAATGATCGTGAAATCTTCAGACTGCTTCAGCTTCATGAGCTGCTTGATACCGCACCGAAGCAGCAGCTGGTCGCCGCCCTGAAGTGTCGTGTATTTTCCGGGGTGATCGTTGATGATCCCGCTGCGCTTCAGCCGGATAATCTCAATATCACCTTCTTTCATAAAACTATCTCCTAAATTCTGCCCGATAAGTTCGGAGTTTTCCGGGATGATGATCTTGGTAATGAACTCATCCAGGTCGTAGGCCTCGTTGATTCCCGACTGGCCTTTCCGCGGAAGAAACCTGCTCAGCAAACTCACCACAACAACGGTTATTATTAAAAAAATCAGGCCGAGCCAGCTGAATTCAAAAAACGAAAACCGCTCTACGCCGCGTTTGATGGCGATGGAATTCACGATCAGGTTCGTGGAAGTTCCCATGAGCGTGCAGCTTCCGCCAATGATCCCCGCGAAAGAAACAGGTAATAATAATTTGGACTGCGGAATATCGAATTTTAAAGAAAGTTCATTGATGATCTTCACGAATACGATCACTACGGCGGTAGTGTTGATAAATGCCGAAATACTGCCAGCTATCAGCATAAAAACCGGGATCATTAGCAGTAAGGGTAGTTTTTCCAGTTTCCGGAGTCCTCCAGCCAGCCAGTCGATCACGCCATTGGTTTCCAGGCCTATTGCGATGATCATCAGCGCCAAAACGGTAATCGTCGCGGGGCTGGAAAACCCTGAAATTGCCTCTTCCGGACTCACAAAATTGGCCAGTAAAAGGCTGATCATGATAAAAAAAGCAATCTTATCTACCGGAAATACTTCCAAAGCGAACAGGATGATCACCGTGATGATAATTCCGAAAAGAATAAGAATCTCTGGGGTCATGAAAAAAAGATATCGCATAAAATTACTCGGAAGTTTCACATGCCATTCTGCTTTCTGAAAAATTTATGATATGTGTACCAGAATTTCCATTTTCCGATTAATTTCATAGATTAACCTAAAAAGAACGAGCATGAGTCGAGGATTTGTAAAGGAAGAAGACCAGGAAGAACCAATAGTTATCCCACCAAGAGCGGCAATTCCAGCTGGCGTAACGAATTATGTGACACCTGTCGGGCTGCAGCAACTGAAAGATGAAATGAAACAGCTCGAGACCGAACGTGCGAATGTCACTGCAGAAAATGATACTGAAAAGCGCCGTGCGCAAAGCCTGATCGATGGAAAAATGAAACTGTTGGCCGAGCGTCTTCAAACTGCGAGGCTACTTAAACCGGAAGATCAACCGAAGGATGAAGTTCGTTTTGGCGCTACCGTGAGCCTGCAACAACTAAGTACGCGAAAAAATCAGAAATTCCAGATCGTTGGAGTAGATGAGGCCGACGTCAAAAAAAGTAAGATCGCGTTTGTGGCTCCACTGGCCAGGGCGATTACAGGCGCGAAAGTAGGAGACGAAGTAGCTTTTCAGCTTGGGAATGAAGTACGAAAACTCAAAATTCTGGAAATCAATTATTCTTCCTGATTGGTTAAAGTGAATTCCACGGAATCCACGACAGCTCCATATTCCTCGTATTGGATGGTAAATGGAATCCTGGCGGTATTTGATTTCAGGCCGAGATTTTCGAGTTGCAGCGAATCCACTTCAGCTGTATAATTGCCCGGAGCAAGCCCAAGGTAATTAAAATAACCGTCAGTTTCCGTCAAAATGGATCGAACCAGATTTCCTTCCGCATCAAAAATATGAACCCTGATACGTCCCTGGCCTTTAGCATTTCCATTTTCTTTCAGGTAAACCATCCCCGAAACTTCTCCTAACACCTTAACCGGCACATAGATGGCGCGGTACTGGTTTGGCAGAATTTCGAGTTCCACAAAAGGATTTTCAATTTTCCAGGCAATATTTTCCAGGCTGGTGGCGTCCAGTTTGATTAGCGTTTTTACATAGGACTGCAAATCATCGATCCTGATCACTTCATCGTTCTTATCCCGGGTCACCACTCCAGGATTTGCCAGTAATTTCAGGCCAGAAACCAGCCTTTCATTTTCCTCTTTTTGCCCGTTACCGTTCGCATCTAAAAAAGGTATGATGCTAATTCCACCGCGCCCCACTGCATTGCGGTCACTGGCATGCAATCTACCAAGGTTGTCATCATAACGTAGACTTCCGCGAGCAGATTGAATAAATGAGGAATACCGATTTCCGATCCTGGCAGTTGCCGAAGTCTGGGCGAAATTTAAATTATAGCGAAGTCCGATCTCGAAATTATAGACATTCCGAATAAAATTGTTTTCATAAGATAGATTCAGAAAGCCATTTCTAAAGA contains the following coding sequences:
- a CDS encoding transporter substrate-binding domain-containing protein, with translation MRHKYFLFFISLFCGFLSFSQNDSLVASEKLVIGITETPPFVMKTPGGYSGLSVKSWKLVNDELRSDYEFREYDGLKELLNAVETGEVDLSINPITVTDSRMKRMDFSQPYFISHTSIAKKKESAVLKHLANLFSWDFFSIVLLLLLVIFIFGFLVWIFERKRNQEEFGTGLKGIMQGFWWSAVTMTTVGYGDKSPRTTGGRVIGLIWMFMAVIIISSFTAGIASSLTVKSINEEINGIQDLGRFDVMTVSSSSSDELLQLYNIDKNLVSNGAEGIEAVLKDEAALFVYDEPILKYEIERQKLQDKIEVLEQSLKKDYYSYAFPKNSNLLKKINPILVHTLKTMEWSTLTKEYY
- a CDS encoding GreA/GreB family elongation factor translates to MSRGFVKEEDQEEPIVIPPRAAIPAGVTNYVTPVGLQQLKDEMKQLETERANVTAENDTEKRRAQSLIDGKMKLLAERLQTARLLKPEDQPKDEVRFGATVSLQQLSTRKNQKFQIVGVDEADVKKSKIAFVAPLARAITGAKVGDEVAFQLGNEVRKLKILEINYSS
- a CDS encoding N-formylglutamate amidohydrolase; this translates as MKLLLSCEHAFNTIPQPFESYFTAASEILDSHRGYDPGAYDLFRYLEPLSDFSIHQEIGRLLIETNRSLHHASLFSEFSRKMSSEEKEQLISTYYESYRNRVEEFIEDHIAKSEILHLSVHSFTPVWKGQERNAEIGILYDPSKIPEKEYANLLRQQLKALFPQLRIRRNYPYLGKSDGLPTYLRKKFPGKYSGIELEVNQKLVNDNTFKTDLKMGIYRAVEKLLK
- a CDS encoding 3D domain-containing protein yields the protein MTQFLLFYITPGKFRFLLVLTGLFLVTACGERQKLQENEVDWDTICVTATAYNSVHYQTEDNPRITAWGDTLRPGMNAIAVSRDLLKMGLDHDSQIKIEGFDSIFLVKDKMHYRWRNRIDIYMGQNVSKAREFGRKKINIAYIFQKDTTR
- a CDS encoding aspartate kinase, encoding MKVLKFGGTSVGTAASIRNVLKIVNGIEGHRLLVLSAMSGVTNMLVQFAEASKTKNEEQISAIISELQLKHFEAIEELLPESVFQQETKDQILSYLEELRSFSTEAFSAETEAKITTIGETMLTYIVSRYFSAAGLPNQLLNAKTFMQVSNLENPDTQKVGNLIQQELDQSQDLFITQGFVRLDATGAISTLKRGGSDYTATIIGAALDAEEVQIWTDISGIHNNDPRFVENTHAISELSFEEAAELAYFGAKILHPQTISPVIGKDIPVFLKNTFTPEAAGTCITAEVAQKGLKAISAKDGITAIKIKSNRMLMAHGFLKKIFEIFDKYETAIDMITTSEIAISLTIDDTHNLEAISRELTEYGEISVDSDHSIICVVGEGLIEDRNTSRLFEILQDVPVRMISYGGSKNNISLLVDTRHKVEVLQKLNEKLFVNPQVAMAEI
- a CDS encoding glycosyltransferase yields the protein MPKLLVIGHTFPEPSSTAAGTRMLQLLDFFLAEGYEIFFGSTAARTERSARLSEKGIGLLELKLNDSEMDEKFQTLAPDVVLFDRFMTEEQFGWKIDENCPRAMKILDTEDLHFLRAARDQAYRTAQPEDSFYFSDIAKREISAMYRCDLNLIISRKEWEILEEHFSFPKEQLFYLPFLIEPAESAQPGFTEKKDFMSIGNFLHKPNRDAVIYLKGNLWKPIRQKLPEANLYIYGAYPDRKILALHDPENGFLVQGHVEDAFSVFRKHKVLLAPLRFGAGLKGKFFDAMQTGTPSITFPVGAEGIAEAASWPGKICQDTEGFVKESVALYQDQTSWEQSVLKGEKVLENFRTALFSNQFQSRIHEISAAIEKHRSGNFTGEMMKFHLMRSTRFLSKYIEIKNKKTAG
- a CDS encoding FKBP-type peptidyl-prolyl cis-trans isomerase, which produces MSQVKQNDTVKVHYTGKLTDGQVFDSSVERGEPIEFTLGQGQLIPGFEKGLIDMKVNEKKTINIPKEEAYGEPKAELIQEVEKSQLPDELKPEVGMPLVSKTPDGREINLTVTEVKDASIVVDANHPLAGKDLVFDLEVVEIK
- a CDS encoding Gfo/Idh/MocA family protein → MKEKKIEEKKPNSRRDFLKSTALAAGAFMIVPRHVLGGPGYTAPSDKLVIAGIGAGGKGESDIWNFYQSGKAEIAFLCDVDDRRAATSRERFPKAKYYKDWRELMDKEHKNFDAVSVSTPDHNHAVQAMAAMERGKHVYVQKPLTHDIYEARMLAEAAKRNKVVTQMGNQGASNDGTRLMKEWYEAGLIGDVEEVYVWTNRPVWPQGIPWPKGKNEVPAELDWDLWLGTAPYKDYVDGLVPFNWRGWWDYGTGALGDMGCHLIEPPFNILDLKYPKDVECSVGTVYVDEFQQGYFPESCPPSSHVTMTFDSKDNKDIRLHWMDGGIKPTRPEELGPEETFGDGGNGALLIGTKGKMMCGTYSENPQLLPTTKTSEVSVPQKYERVPEGANGHYAQWVEAAIAGYGNKTVSSPFEIAGPLTESLLIANLAIRGYDVQRKVKNEKGEERIVYPGRDIKMVWDAENMKVTNFEEANQFVKRQYRDGYSLKS
- a CDS encoding OsmC family protein is translated as MKRKGSAVWNGSLKEGSGTVSLESGILKDTTYSFKTRFEDGKNGTNPEELIGAAHAGCFSMQLSANLTEEGFAPDKLETTSEITFEDGKVTKSHLVLKAAVPGIDEDKFDEIVQDAKNNCPISQLLNAEITLSYDLN
- a CDS encoding SLC13 family permease gives rise to the protein MTPEILILFGIIITVIILFALEVFPVDKIAFFIMISLLLANFVSPEEAISGFSSPATITVLALMIIAIGLETNGVIDWLAGGLRKLEKLPLLLMIPVFMLIAGSISAFINTTAVVIVFVKIINELSLKFDIPQSKLLLPVSFAGIIGGSCTLMGTSTNLIVNSIAIKRGVERFSFFEFSWLGLIFLIITVVVVSLLSRFLPRKGQSGINEAYDLDEFITKIIIPENSELIGQNLGDSFMKEGDIEIIRLKRSGIINDHPGKYTTLQGGDQLLLRCGIKQLMKLKQSEDFTIIKNLEKNQQEPDTETKEEDIQLIEILMLPNSPLIGKSIRTVGWYDLHGALPLAIRKRRNLRNPHRRIFDKKRDEIELRVGDRLLVEVSDDALAQLQKMDNITILQEHQDVHASTRFKRNLSLGILLLVIGLSAFSIFPILKSALVGVFLMIFFKCIDLGKVYSQVNWQIIFLLAGMIPLGVAMNNTGADTWLAEQLLEFFGDKSNYIVIGFLFLVTMFLSGFISNNATAIIIAPIAITIALSLKLDPKPFVLAVLFGANFSFFTPIGYQTNTIIYGMGIYRFKHFLMIGGALSLVLWIVATFLLSRGL